The genomic DNA TCTTGAAAAGCCAGAACTAATGCCATACATTGTCAACGTGTCGATTCCGAATAAAGCTCAAACCGCCGCGGTAAATCCAGGTGATACCGTTTCGGTCACTGGACAGATTGATCTGCAAGGCAGTCAAGAAGAACAATCTGTCTGGAGATTGGAAAAAGGTTTGATACTACCATAATTTTTTACCGCCCTATCCAGGGCTATTCTTTTAACCAGAAAAAGAACATACATTCCATTTTGGAGGGGATTTAATTGGCTTACTTCAGAAAACGCGGCGATTCGTGGGAGTATCGTATAAAGTACAATGATTTAGGAAAACAACGAGAGATATCAAAGGGTGGGTTTAAAACGAAAGCAGCTGCACGTGCCGCCGCTGTGATAATAGAAGAAAAACTGTTGCAGGGTGGTATCGAACGTATCAAGAAAGGTGATGTGCTGTTCGAGAATTGGCTAGATGTACATAACCGTATGAATAGTCAACATAGAAGGGAGTCCAGTAATATAGCCGCCGAAAACGGGCAGAAAAAGTTACTTGCTAGATTTAGCGGGTATAAATTGAATCAGATTAAGCGGTCGGAATATCAATTGTTTATCAACGATTTACTGATTAAACATGATTACGCCAAAAACACTGTGGACCGTATTCACGGCGAAATGATGGCAATAATGAATAGCTCCGTTGAACACGAAGAATTAGAGAAAAATAATTTGAAAGGGATACAAATTTCGAAGGAAGAAGAAGAAAAGATGATGTTTTTGGATAAACAAGAAGCGTTGCGATTATTAAAAGCGATTGAGAACGTAGATATATTTAAACGTATGATGGTAATAACGTTAATCCGAACAGGTATCCGCAGCGGTGAATTGTTGGGCTTATTTTGGTCTGACATCGACTTCGAGAAAAAAACAATCACAATAGACCGGCAACGCACTCGGCTCGGGTTAGGTCCGCCAAAATCAAAATCAAGTTATCGCACGATTAGCATAGATGATGGATTGATAAGTGAATTGAAAATGTATAAAGAGTGGCAAGAAGAGAATAAAAATACGAATCTCTACTATCAAGAGTCAGACTATGTTTTTGTGGACGATAACGGAAAAATGTTTTATCACACCAAGCCACAGGATCTTATGAAGTCCCTCCTCAAACGCGCTGGACTGACAGAAAGGAAATCAACCCACCTGCTCCGCCACACGCACGCCGTCATGATGCTGGAAGCAGGCGTGGACATAAAAACAGTTAGCAATCGATTGGGGCATAAAGATATAGATATTACAGCCAACACTTATCTACACGTTACTCCTGAACACGAAAGAAATGCGCTCGAAAAATTTGAAACCTATCTCAAAATTTGACCTTCAAGGGGCAAAAAAGGGGCAACCTTATGATTACCCCCTCCAAAAGTCAGTACTATCAACGTTTACAAGCGTTCACCCAATAATTACCCGTTCCTTCGGGAAGTGATAATGTGGTTTTCTGGTCTTTCCCCCTAATGTATAGAGGAAGGAAATCAGTCCAACACGTCCAATGAACATCAAAAGCATAATAATCACTTTTCCAGCGACAGATAAATCCGATGTAATTCCAAGAGACATGCCGCATGTCCCAAACGCAGACGTAATTTCAAATAAGAGCGCAACAGCCGATACATCAGGTTCTGTAATGAGCAAAATGAGTAACGCTGTCATCACCATCATGCCAGCAAGGATGATGACCGCATACGAGCGGAAAACATCAATGAGCTTGATTTGCCGATGAAAGACATTAATGACCTCATTGCCACGTGCAAAGTTAATGAGAAACAGGATGGCAATCGCAAAGGTCGTCGTCCGAATTCCGCCTCCAACCGAACTAGGGGATGCCCCTATAAACATCAGTGAGCTGATGAAAATATCCGTGGCTTCACTGAAACTTGTCACATCATGCGTCGTCAATCCAGCAGACCTCGATGACACCGAGTGAAACAGCGAAGCGAACAATTTCTCATGCCAGGCCATTCCTTTAAAAGAATGAAATGATTCCAAAATAAAAATCATGAGGGTCCCCCATAAAAGGAGTAAGCCAAACGTCAATGTCGTAATCTTTGTGAACAAGGAAAAACGAAAATGCGGTACTTTCTTCGAAAAGTAACTCTTCACTTCGATTAACACTGGAAAACCAATAGCCCCAAGGATAATCAATACCATCGTCACCGATTGCACAAAATAATCATTGAAATAAGGGACCATTGACGCACCTGTAATATCAAAGCCGGCGTTGGTCGTCGCTGATACCGCCATAAACGTCCCATTCAGTAGCGCCTCACTAAACGTATCGTAAAACTGTAGCATATACGCGGTTAATAATAAGCTACCGAGAACCTCAATCAAAAAGATGATTTTAACAATCTCCCGGATGAGATGAACGACTCCCGCGAGGCTATATTGATTGTGGTCAACCATAATGAGCTGTCGTTCGCGGAGACCAATTCGCTTTTTAACGATGAGCCAGAAGAAAGTCCCAATGGACATAATGCCGATACCGCCGAACTGTAGGACGACCATAATCATACAAAGTCCAAAAACCGTATAAGTATCCCAGATATTAATTGTTGTCAATCCTGTCACGCTGACTGCGCTGACTGCCGTAAATAAGCTATCGATAAAACTGATATGAACGCCTGGCTTATAAACACCCGGTAAATTCAACAATAAAAAGGAAAAGGCAATCGCTAAAAAATAATAGAAGACGATAATTTGCGCGGGTGTAAACCTACGTAAATTTTCACGCGTAAATCTCATACAAGTCACCGTTCCTTTCACCACTGTAGAGGTGTTGTACCTATTTTAGAGAAGTCATGCTAAAAAGGAAAGGGAGAACACGAAAAAAAGAAAATAGCCGTGCAATATTCGCACGGCTTCTTCATTCTCATCATTTTTTCTTATGGTTATTCCTCACGCCTAACAAATAACCACCAATTGCGATTCCCGCAAGAACAACCCAGAATGTCGTTTTCCACAATGTTGAATGTGGGAAATCTACATCAATAATTTGCAAATTCGGATGTGCCAACGTCAGCACGAGCAATTTGACTCCGACCCAACCAACTATTAAAAAAGCCGCCGTCTCCAATGATGGGAATTTTTCTAATAGCACCACGAATTGACGAGCCGCAAAACGCATAATGACCAATCCGATAATACCACCCAATAGCATAACAATAAACTGTCCACCGTTAATGCCACCAATATGGAAATTACCTAACTCCGGAAGCGTCACTGCAAGTGCAACTGCCGCCAGCATCGAATCAAGCGCAAATGCGATATCTGCAAGCTCTACTTTCAAAACCGTCATCCAAAAGCCCGATTGTTTGCGCGGCTTCGCATCAACATGCTCTTCCTCACCTTTTCGCTGATCCCTAAGACTTTTAATCGAAATAAATAGTAGATACGCTGCACCAAGTGCTTGTATTTGCCAAATATTCACGAGTATCGTAATCATGAACAGTGCTGCAAAACGGAAGACAAATGCACCGAGTAATCCATAAAATAATGCTTTCTTCTGTTGCGGGCGTGGTAAGTGTTTCACCATAACCGCCATGACGACTGCATTATCTGCAGCGAGTAGACCTTCCAGTACAATCAGTACAACAAGTACCCATGCGTATTCCAATAAGATTGCTTCCAAATTCATTCCTCCTAATTTTCCACAAATTAAAAAGACCCTCACCTAATAAAAGGCAAAGGTCTCGCTAAGTCGGAATTCAAATTGATAAAATCCAGCTATCATAACCGATGGCATACGCCATGTATTGACGACTATGAAATAGGTTTCCCTATAGCTACTCCCCTTTGACGTGATGTCAAAAGTTATTAAGTTGTTGGGTACTTTTCATATAGTATACCACTTTCAGCCAACATGTAAACAAAACTTCAACTGATTTTTATATGATATTCAAGATTGTTCTTATTTTGTTCATAAAATCATCAATCGGCTTCGCTGTCACATTCATAGTATAGTCAAGCGGAACGACATTTATGCATACTGATAAAATCGCAGGCAGCCATTGAATACAGTTTCTAAGCAACTTCCCTACTCATTCCTTCGCAACCGCACGTCTTCTCGTTTGACGATCAAACAGACTATAGATAATCGGAACAATGTACAGTGTCAATACGGTTGAACTGACAAGCCCACCGATGACGGCAATCCCCATTGGTTGATTCATTTCCGTTCCTTCGCCTAAACCTAGCGCAAGCGGCAACAAACCTAAAATAGTCGTCAGTGCTGTCATCAAAATTGGACGAACCCGATCCCTCACAGCTGCAATAATCGCATCATATGAACTAAGCCCTGCCTCTTTGCGCTGATTAATATAGTCAACAAGGACAATCCCATTGTTCACGACAATCCCAACGAGAACGAGCACCCCAATAATCGCCGTCACACTAATCGGCGTATTCGTCGCAAATAACCCAGCCGCAACACCTATCACCATGAGTGGTACAGAGAACATAATGACAAATGGATACTTGAATGATTCAAACTGTGCCGCCATAACAATATAGACAAGCACAACTGCAAGCGCTAGCGCCATTAACATATCGTCGATGGCACTCTCAAATAATTCCCTATCCCCGCCAAAGGAGAGCTCAATTTCCTCTGGCATATCTAGCGTATCGATCGCCTGCATGACTTTCGTCGTCATATCACCGAGCGACTTCGACGATGCATACTTCACATTAAATGTTACCGAATGCGCTTGGTCGACACGCTGAATAGACACAGGCCCTTCCGCAATGTCGATATTCGCTACTTCATCGAGAGTGACAAATGTCCCTAATGATGTACGAAGCCTCAAATTCCTTAACTGGTCGATACTGTTGCGGAATTGCTCATCATATTTTACATAAACCGAGAACACTTCGTTTTGTTCACTAATCATCTGCGTCGCAAATGAACCGCGAGTGACATTGTTGACAGTTTGAGCAATTTGGTAAGGCGCTAATCCTTGCCCCGTTGCTTTGTCGCGATCCACTT from Sporosarcina sp. FSL K6-1522 includes the following:
- a CDS encoding site-specific integrase — translated: MAYFRKRGDSWEYRIKYNDLGKQREISKGGFKTKAAARAAAVIIEEKLLQGGIERIKKGDVLFENWLDVHNRMNSQHRRESSNIAAENGQKKLLARFSGYKLNQIKRSEYQLFINDLLIKHDYAKNTVDRIHGEMMAIMNSSVEHEELEKNNLKGIQISKEEEEKMMFLDKQEALRLLKAIENVDIFKRMMVITLIRTGIRSGELLGLFWSDIDFEKKTITIDRQRTRLGLGPPKSKSSYRTISIDDGLISELKMYKEWQEENKNTNLYYQESDYVFVDDNGKMFYHTKPQDLMKSLLKRAGLTERKSTHLLRHTHAVMMLEAGVDIKTVSNRLGHKDIDITANTYLHVTPEHERNALEKFETYLKI
- a CDS encoding potassium transporter TrkG, whose translation is MRFTRENLRRFTPAQIIVFYYFLAIAFSFLLLNLPGVYKPGVHISFIDSLFTAVSAVSVTGLTTINIWDTYTVFGLCMIMVVLQFGGIGIMSIGTFFWLIVKKRIGLRERQLIMVDHNQYSLAGVVHLIREIVKIIFLIEVLGSLLLTAYMLQFYDTFSEALLNGTFMAVSATTNAGFDITGASMVPYFNDYFVQSVTMVLIILGAIGFPVLIEVKSYFSKKVPHFRFSLFTKITTLTFGLLLLWGTLMIFILESFHSFKGMAWHEKLFASLFHSVSSRSAGLTTHDVTSFSEATDIFISSLMFIGASPSSVGGGIRTTTFAIAILFLINFARGNEVINVFHRQIKLIDVFRSYAVIILAGMMVMTALLILLITEPDVSAVALLFEITSAFGTCGMSLGITSDLSVAGKVIIMLLMFIGRVGLISFLYTLGGKTRKPHYHFPKERVIIG
- a CDS encoding TerC family protein is translated as MEAILLEYAWVLVVLIVLEGLLAADNAVVMAVMVKHLPRPQQKKALFYGLLGAFVFRFAALFMITILVNIWQIQALGAAYLLFISIKSLRDQRKGEEEHVDAKPRKQSGFWMTVLKVELADIAFALDSMLAAVALAVTLPELGNFHIGGINGGQFIVMLLGGIIGLVIMRFAARQFVVLLEKFPSLETAAFLIVGWVGVKLLVLTLAHPNLQIIDVDFPHSTLWKTTFWVVLAGIAIGGYLLGVRNNHKKK